In Scleropages formosus chromosome 10, fSclFor1.1, whole genome shotgun sequence, a single genomic region encodes these proteins:
- the olfcv3 gene encoding extracellular calcium-sensing receptor has protein sequence MTPVLIWSLFYHISVSMITSSDYSCSLQGYFEPNFLSDGDFLIGAIFPLHYVMEMPDLNCTYKPSAIKCNGFDPRAFRWSQALRFAVEEINYNQHLLPSIKLGYKIFDSCAYPLTGQRAALAVLNGPSEVYSSICSGSSPLLAVVGESGSAQSIIVSRVLQPFRIPMISYFSSCACFSDRREFPTFFRVIPNDDYQVKAIAQLLQHFGWTWVGVLNGDHAYGRFALQGLRKELVNTTVCIAYHVMIPLLYKREKALEILDVMRHSSARVVVAFSAEGELTPFLKEYMDQNITGIQWIASEAWVTASLFSGSQFYPYLGGTIGFGIRQGPVSGLREYLLTVNPLRYPNNPLVQELWGALYGCSLNPPSSISQNVTQLPACTGEEPIREQHSAYLNTSSFRVTYNVYKAVYAIAHSLHNLLSCELGKGPFQNSSCADTTNIYPWQLQQYLQEVSFTISGETVNFDEKGDAIPSYDLINWQRGVAGNIEFVKVGMFDGSKDAGKELFIQDEAIMWTGHQREVPVSLCSDSCAAGNRKAFRRGEPLCCFDCVPCDSGKISNETDSVDCTPCPEDYWSNTARTECIPKAVEFLTHDAMGLTLTVISVVGACLTAAILLVFIRHRNTPIVRVNNSELSFFILLSLILCFLCALLFIGEPTVWSCMLRHTAFSITFSLCISCILGKTLVVLAAFTATRPGNNIMKWLGPKQQRVIIFACTLVQVLICSVWLIAAPPFPFKNTQYSRSKIILECSVGSDWAFWSVLGYIGLLACLCFVLAFLARKLPGNFNEAKYITFSMLIFCAVWLAFIPAYVSSPGKFTVAVEIFAILASSFGLLLCLFAPKCYIILLKPQKNTKEHVRGKGK, from the exons ATGACTCCAGTTCTTATCTGGTCCTTATTCTACCACATCTCTGTCAGTATGATCACAAGTTCAGACTATAGCTGCTCTCTGCAGGGCTACTTTGAGCCAAATTTCCTCTCAGATGGAGATTTTCTCATTGGGGCAATCTTCCCCCTGCATTATGTGATGGAAATGCCAGACCTGAACTGCACTTACAAACCTTCTGCCATAAAATGTAATGG gtttgatcccaggGCTTTCCGCTGGTCCCAGGCTTTGCGTTTTGCTGTAGAGGAGATCAACTATAATCAGCATCTGCTACCCAGCATCAAATTAGGTTATAAGATCTTTGACTCCTGTGCATACCCCTTGACAGGACAGCGAGCAGCTCTGGCCGTTCTGAATGGACCCAGTGAAGTCTACAGCTCCATCTGCTCTGGGTCTTCTCCCCTCCTCGCCGTGGTTGGAGAGTCAGGTTCTGCTCAGTCTATAATTGTTTCCAGAGTACTGCAGCCCTTTAGAATCCCAATG ATCAGTTATTTTTCATCTTGTGCCTGCTTCAGTGATAGGAGAGAATTCCCAACCTTCTTTAGGGTAATACCTAATGACGATTATCAGGTAAAAGCTATCGCTCAGCTTCTGCAGCACTTTGGATGGACCTGGGTGGGAGTGCTCAACGGGGATCACGCATATGGGCGATTTGCTCTGCAGGGGCTCAGAAAAGAGCTGGTAAACACGACTGTGTGCATTGCTTACCACGTAATGATTCCCTTGCTGTACAAACGAGAGAAAGCTCTTGAGATTCTCGATGTGATGAGACATTCATCTGCAAGGGTGGTAGTGGCCTTCTCTGCTGAGGGGGAATTAACACCCTTCTTAAAGGAGTATATGGACCAGAATATCACTGGTATACAATGGATTGCAAGTGAAGCCTGGGTAACAGCCTCACTCTTTTCAGGAAGTCAGTTCTACCCATACTTGGGAGGTACCATTGGCTTTGGCATCCGTCAAGGGCCAGTCTCAGGTCTTAGAGAGTACCTGCTCACTGTAAACCCACTGAGGTATCCCAATAATCCCCTGGTGCAGGAATTGTGGGGAGCTTTATATGGTTGCTCTCTAAATCCCCCAAGCAGCATAAGCCAGAATGTTACCCAGCTGCCCGCCTGCACAGGAGAGGAGCCTATCCGAGAGCAACACTCGGCCTACCTGAACACATCCAGCTTTCGTGTGACCTACAATGTGTATAAAGCTGTGTATGCCATCGCTCACTCCCTGCACAACCTCCTCAGCTGTGAGCTGGGGAAGGGCCCTTTTCAGAACTCCTCATGTGCTGACaccacaaatatttacccatggCAG cTTCAGCAGTATCTTCAAGAGGTCTCTTTCACCATTTCTGGAGAAACGGTGAACTTTGATGAGAAAGGGGATGCAATTCCATCATATGATCTCATCAACTGGCAGCGAGGTGTAGCTGGGAATATTGAGTTTGTCAAAGTGGGGATGTTTGATGGCTCAAAGGATGCTGGGAAGGAACTCTTCATCCAGGATGAGGCAATCATGTGGACAGGCCACCAGAGAGAG GTGCCTGTATCTCTGTGCAGTGACAGCTGTGCTGCAGGAAACAGGAAGGCTTTCCGTCGTGGGGAGCCTCTCTGCTGCTTTGACTGTGTACCATGTGACAGCGGCAAGATTAGTAATGAGACAG attCAGTAGATTGCACACCATGTCCTGAGGATTACTGGTCCAACACAGCCAGAACAGAATGCATACCCAAAGCAGTCGAGTTCCTCACCCACGATGCAATGGGGCTGACCCTCACAGTCATTTCTGTAGTGGGGGCTTGCCTCACCGCCGCCATCCTGCTGGTGTTCATCCGCCACAGGAACACTCCAATCGTTCGGGTCAACAACTCCGAGCTGAgcttcttcatcctcctctctctcattctctgcTTCCTGTGTGCACTTCTGTTCATCGGAGAGCCTACAGTgtggtcctgcatgctgcgCCACACTGCCTTCAGCATCACCTTCTCCCTTTGCATCTCCTGCATCCTGGGCAAGACTCTAGTGGTGCTCGCAGCTTTTACAGCCACCAGGCCTGGCAACAACATCATGAAGTGGCTCGGACCCAAACAGCAGAGGGTCATCATCTTCGCTTGCACTTTAGTGCAGGTCCTCATCTGTTCCGTGTGGCTCATTGCTGCGCCTCCCTTCCCCTTCAAGAACACTCAGTACAGCAGATCCAAGATCATCCTGGAGTGCAGCGTGGGTTCCGACTGGGCTTTCTGGTCGGTCCTGGGCTACATTGGGCTTCTGGCCTGTCTCTGCTTTGTGTTGGCCTTCTTGGCTCGAAAGCTGCCGGGCAATTTTAATGAGGCAAAGTacatcacattcagcatgctGATCTTCTGCGCTGTGTGGCTCGCCTTTATTCCTGCCTACGTGAGCTCACCTGGAAAATTCACAGTGGCTGTGGAGATCTTTGCTATTCTCGCATCTAGTTTTGGGCTTTTATTATGTTTGTTTGCCCCTAAATGCtatataattttattgaaaCCACAGAAAAACACCAAAGAACACGTAAGGGGAAAGGGAAAATAG
- the LOC114911662 gene encoding extracellular calcium-sensing receptor-like yields MMFAIKEINNSTELLPGIRLGYQIYDSCASVSVATRATFQLINGLESTFSLSASCSKSSTVSAIVAESGSTPSIAMARVLSPFGIAEVSHYATCACLSNKQQYPTFSRTIPSDQFQAAALAQLVKHFGWTWIGAVRSDSDYGNSGMAAFLAAANTEGIYVEYSEAFYRTNPRSRVRRVAEVIRSATARVVVAFAAAGDMRVLFEELLELGFPPLQWVGSEAWVTDPLVTPFEMCLGAVGFAIRRAVIPGLRNFLLDLSPAQASASSILQEFWESAFGCHLTSGPVGPGERVCNGSENVQQLQNAYTDTSQLRITNMVYKAVYAVAHGLHSLVCTQKNGSTLHCDRGMKPNPLQVLEHIRKVNFTLNGNRVSFDANGDPVATYELVNWQLSEHGQVEFVTVGYYDASAPEGELLTMTRNITWTGGQSQVPKSVCSESCPPGTRKAVQRGKPVCCYDCVPCAENEISNETDSLDCVRCPSDAWPNPQGDACIPKPIEFLSFSEYLGIILAASSVVGACLAIAIAAVFYLHKDTPIVRANNSELSFLLLFSLTLCFLCSLTFIGQPSQWSCMLRHTVFGVTFVLCISCVLGKTIVVLMAFRATLPGSNVMKWFGPPQQRLSVLAFTFVQVLICVLWLTLSPPFPNKNMKYYKDKIILECDVGSAVGFWAVLGYIGLLSLMCFVLAFLARKLPDNFNEAKFITFSMLIFCAVWITFIPAYVSSPGKFTVAVEIFAIISSSLSLVMCIFVPKCFILLFKPEKNTRKHMMGKVPSKAL; encoded by the exons ATGATGTTCGCCATCAAAGAAATCAACAACAGTACGGAGCTGCTGCCTGGGATCAGACTTGGATACCAGATCTACGATTCCTGTGCCTCTGTGTCAGTGGCCACCAGAGCAACCTTCCAGCTGATTAATGGCCTGGAGTCAACCTTCTCTCTCAGTGCATCATGCTCCAAATCCTCCACGGTTTCTGCCATTGTGGCTGAGTCTGGTTCCACTCCCTCCATTGCTATGGCCCGAGTCCTCAGCCCTTTTGGCATCGCAGAG GTGAGCCATTATGCCACCTGTGCCTGCCTGAGCAACAAGCAGCAGTACCCCACCTTCTCCAGGACTATTCCCAGTGACCAATTTCAAGCAGCTGCTCTTGCCCAGCTAGTCAAGCACTTTGGCTGGACATGGATTGGGGCAGTGCGCAGTGACTCAGACTACGGGAACAGCGGCATGGCAGCCTTCCTAGCAGCAGCTAACACAGAAGGCATCTATGTGGAGTACTCAGAGGCTTTCTACAGGACCAACCCCCGCTCACGTGTGCGTCGGGTGGCCGAGGTCATCCGGAGCGCTACTGCACGAGTGGTTGTGGCATTTGCTGCCGCCGGTGACATGCGTGTGCTTTTCGAAGAACTGCTGGAGCTTGGTTTTCCCCCACTACAGTGGGTTGGAAGTGAGGCATGGGTCACTGACCCCCTCGTTACTCCATTTGAAATGTGTCTTGGTGCTGTGGGGTTCGCTATTCGCAGAGCCGTGATACCAGGCCTTCGGAATTTCCTTTTGGACCTCAGTCCAGCACAGGCATCTGCTTCATCCATTCTACAAGAATTCTGGGAAAGCGCTTTCGGGTGTCACCTGACAAGTGGTCCAGTAGGGCCTGGGGAGCGAGTCTGTAATGGGAGTGAAAatgtgcagcagctgcagaatgcCTACACGGACACATCCCAGCTGCGCATCACCAACATGGTGTATAAGGCAGTGTACGCAGTGGCACATGGCCTGCACAGCCTTGTGTGCACACAGAAGAACGGCTCCACCCTGCACTGTGACCGTGGAATGAAGCCGAACCCTCTGCAG GTCCTGGAGCACATCCGTAAGGTGAACTTTACTCTCAATGGGAACCGCGTCTCCTTTGATGCCAACGGAGACCCTGTCGCTACCTACGAGCTGGTGAACTGGCAGCTGTCAGAGCACGGGCAGGTGGAGTTTGTGACTGTGGGGTACTATGACGCATCTGCACCAGAAGGGGAGCTCCTCACAATGACCAGGAACATCACATGGACAGGTGGCCAGTCACAG GTACCCAAGTCAGTGTGCAGTGAGAGCTGTCCCCCAGGAACTCGCAAGGCTGTGCAGAGAGGAAAGCCTGTCTGCTGTTACGACTGTGTGCCCTGTGCTGAGAATGAGATCAGCAACGAGACAG ACTCCCTGGACTGTGTCCGCTGTCCTTCCGATGCCTGGCCCAACCCCCAGGGAGACGCCTGCATCCCAAAGCCCATAGAGTTCCTCTCATTCAGCGAGTATCTGGGAATCATTCTGGCTGCAAGCTCAGTGGTTGGAGCATGTCTTGCCATTGCCATCGCAGCTGTGTTTTACCTGCATAAGGACACTCCTATTGTGAGGGCCaacaactcagagctgagcttcctgctgctcttctcgctcaccctctgtttcctttgctctctcactttcatcggccagccctctcagtggtcctgcatgctgcgtCACACAGTGTTCGGGGTcacctttgtcctctgcatctcttgtgTTCTGGGCAAAACGATAGTGGTGTTGATGGCCTTCAGGGCTACACTTCCAGGCAGCAATGTCATGAAATGGTTTGGACCTCCACAACAGAGACTCAGTGTTCTTGCATTCACTTTCGTACAGgtcctcatttgtgtgctctggttaacattatcccctcctttccccaacaagaacatgaagtactacaaagacaagatcattctcgagtgtgacgtgggctcagccgtgggcttctgggctgtgttgggctacattggtctcctctctctcatgtgctttgtactggctttcctggccaggaagctgcccgacaacttcaacgaagccaaattcatcacattcagcatgctcATATTCTGTGCGGTGTGGATCACCTTTATCCCGGCCTATGTCAGCTCACCGGGCAAGTTCACTGTAGCTGTTGAGATCTTTGCTATAATATCCTCCAGTTTAAGTTTGGTCATGTGTATATTTGTtcctaaatgttttattttactgtttaaacCAGAGAAGAACACCAGAAAGCACATGATGGGTAAAGTTCCCTCTAAAGCTCTTTGA
- the LOC114911660 gene encoding extracellular calcium-sensing receptor-like: MFTHAPEPLQCSGSFDFRELHFARAMTFTIEEINNSTELLPGIRLGYQIYDSCASVSLATKAAFQLINGLESTFSLSAPCYKSATVSAIVAESGSTTSIAMARVLSPFGIAQVSHFATCACLSNKQQYPTFSRTIPSDQFQAAALVQLVKHFGWTWIGVVHSDSNYGNSGMAAFQAAAKTEGICTEYSEAFYRTNPRSRIRRVAEVIQRSTARVVVAFVTTGEMIVLLKELLELNLPPLQWVGSESWITNSDMTQFHIFLGAVGFGIPRAVIPGLRTFLLDLSPAQASASPILQEFWERAFRCRLARGPVGPGERVCNGSESLQQLQNAYTDTSQLRITNMVYKAVYAVAHGLHSLVCTQKNGSTLHCDRGMKLNPLQVLKHIRKVNFTLNGNRVSFDANGDPVATYELVNWQLSENGQVEFVNVGYYDASAPEGELLTMTRNITWTGGLSEVPKSVCSESCPPGTRKAVQRGKPVCCYDCVPCAENEISNETDSLDCVRCPSDAWPNPQGDACIPKPIEFLSFSEYLGIILAASSVVGACLAIAIAAVFYLHKDTPIVRANNSELSFLLLFSLTLCFLCSLTFIGQPSQWSCMLRHTVFGVTFVLCISCVLGKTIVVLMAFRATLPGSNVMKWFGPPQQRLSVLAFTLIQVLICVLWLTFSPPFPNKNMKYYKDKVILECDVGSAVGFWTVLGYIGLLSLMCFVLAFLARKLPDNFNEAKFITFSMLIFCAVWITFIPAYVSSPGKFTVAVEIFAIISSSCGLVICIFVPKCFIILFKPEKNTKKHMMGKVPSKAL; this comes from the exons ATGTTCACACATGCTCCAGAGCCACTGCAGTGCAGCGGCAG TTTTGATTTCAGAGAGCTGCACTTTGCCCGAGCCATGACCTTCACCATTGAGGAAATCAACAACAGCACAGAACTGCTGCCTGGGATCAGGCTTGGATACCAGATCTACGACTCCTGTGCCTCCGTGTCACTGGCCACAAAAGCCGCTTTCCAGCTGATCAATGGCCTGGAGTCAACCTTCTCTCTCAGTGCACCATGCTACAAGTCCGCCACGGTTTCTGCCATTGTGGCTGAGTCTGGTTCCACAACTTCCATTGCTATGGCCCGAGTCCTCAGCCCCTTTGGCATCGCTCAG GTGAGCCACTTTGCCACCTGTGCCTGCCTGAGCAACAAGCAGCAGTACCCTACCTTTTCCAGGACTATTCCCAGTGACCAAtttcaggcagcagctcttgTCCAGCTGGTCAAGCACTTTGGCTGGACATGGATTGGAGTAGTGCACAGTGACTCAAACTATGGGAACAGTGGCATGGCAGCCTTTCAAGCAGCAGCTAAGACAGAGGGCATCTGTACTGAATACTCAGAAGCTTTCTACAGGACCAACCCCCGCTCGCGCATTCGTCGAGTGGCCGAGGTTATCCAGAGATCTACTGCTCGGGTGGTCGTGGCATTCGTTACCACTGGTGAAATGATTGTGCTGTTGAAAGAGCTGTTGGAACTCAACCTTCCTCCACTGCAGTGGGTTGGAAGTGAGTCATGGATCACCAACTCCGATATGAcccaatttcacatttttctcgGCGCTGTGGGGTTTGGCATTCCCAGAGCTGTGATTCCAGGCCTACGGACTTTCCTGCTAGACCTGAGCCCAGCACAAGCATCTGCTTCACCCATCTTACAAGAATTCTGGGAACGTGCATTCAGGTGTCGTTTGGCAAGGGGTCCAGTAGGGCCAGGGGAGCGAGTCTGTAATGGAAGTGAAagtctgcagcagctgcagaatgcCTACACGGACACATCCCAGCTGCGCATCACCAACATGGTGTATAAGGCAGTGTACGCAGTGGCACATGGCCTGCACAGCCTTGTGTGCACACAGAAGAACGGCTCCACCCTGCACTGTGACCGTGGAATGAAGCTGAACCCTCTGCAG GTCCTGAAGCATATCCGTAAGGTGAACTTTACTCTCAATGGGAACCGCGTCTCCTTTGATGCCAACGGAGACCCTGTCGCAACCTACGAGCTGGTGAACTGGCAGCTGTCAGAGAACGGGCAGGTGGAGTTTGTGAATGTGGGCTACTATGACGCATCTGCACCGGAAGGGGAGCTCCTCACAATGACCAGGAACATCACATGGACAGGCGGCCTGTCAGAG GTACCCAAGTCAGTGTGCAGTGAGAGCTGTCCCCCAGGAACTCGCAAGGCTGTGCAGAGAGGAAAGCCTGTCTGCTGTTACGACTGTGTGCCCTGTGCTGAGAATGAGATCAGCAACGAGACAG ACTCCCTGGACTGTGTCCGCTGTCCTTCCGATGCCTGGCCCAACCCCCAGGGAGACGCCTGCATCCCAAAGCCCATAGAGTTCCTCTCATTCAGCGAGTATCTGGGAATCATTCTGGCTGCAAGCTCAGTGGTTGGAGCATGTCTTGCCATTGCCATCGCAGCTGTGTTTTACCTGCATAAGGACACTCCTATTGTGAGGGCCaacaactcagagctgagcttcctgctgctcttctcgctcaccctgtgtttcctctgctctctcactttcatcggccagccctctcagtggtcctgcatgctgcgtCACACAGTGTTCGGGGTcacctttgtcctctgcatctcttgtgttctgggcaaaacaatagtggtgttgatggccttcagggctacacttccaggcagcaatgtcatgaaatggtttggacctccacagcagagactcagtgttcttgcattcactctcattcaggtcctcatttgtgtgctctggttaacattttcccctcctttccccaacaaGAATATGAAGTACTACAAAGACAAGGTCATTCTCGAGTGTGACGTGGGCTCAGCCGTGGGCTTCTGGACTGTGTTGGGCTACATTggcctcctctctctcatgtgctttgtactggctttcctggccaggaagctgcccgacaacttcaacgaagccaaattcatcacattcagcatgctcATATTCTGTGCGGTGTGGATCACCTTTATCCCGGCCTATGTCAGCTCACCGGGCAAGTTCACTGTAGCTGTTGAGATCTTTGCTATAATATCCTCCAGTTGCGGTCTGGTCATATGTATATTTGTtcctaaatgttttattatactgTTTAAGCCAGAGAAGAACACCAAAAAGCACATGATGGGTAAAGTTCCCTCTAAAGCTCTGTGA
- the LOC108934047 gene encoding extracellular calcium-sensing receptor-like: protein MFTHAPEPLQCSGSFDFRELHFARAMTFATEEINNSTELLPGIRLGYQIYDSCASVSLATKAAFQLINGLESTFSLSAPCYKSATVSAIVAESGSTTSIAMARVLSPFGIAQVSHFATCACLSNKQQYPTFSRTIPSDQFQAAALVQLVKHFGWTWIGVVHSDSDYGNSGMAAFQAAAKTEGICIEYSEAFYRTNPLSRIQRVAEVIQRSTARVVVAFVSTGDMIVLLKELLELNLPPLQWVGSESWITNSDMTRFNIFLGAVGFGIRRAVIPGLRTFLLDLSPAQASASPILREFWERAFRCRLASGPVGPGERVCNGSESLQQLQNAYTDTSQLRITNMVYKAVYAVAHGLHSLVCTQKNGSTLQCDRGMKLNPLQVLKHIRKVNFTLNGNRVSFDANGDPVATYELVNWQLSENGQVEFVNVGYYDASAPEGELLTMTRNITWTGGLSEVPKSVCSESCPPGTRKAVQRGKPVCCYDCVPCAEDEISNKTDSLDCVRCPSDAWPNPQGDACIPKPIEFLSFSEYLGIILAASSVVGACLAIAIAAVFYLHKDTPIVRANNSELSFLLLFSLTLCFLCSLTFIGRPSQWSCMLRHTVFGVTFVLCISCVLGKTIVVLMAFRATLPGSNVMKWFGPPQQRLSVLAFTFVQVLICVLWLTLSPPFPNKNMKYYKDKIILECDVGSAVGFWAVLGYIGLLSLMCFVLAFLARKLPDNFNEAKFITFSMLIFCAVWITFIPAYVSSPGKFTVAVEIFAIISSSLSLVMCIFVPKCFILLFKPEKNTRKHMMGKVPSKAL from the exons ATGTTCACACATGCTCCAGAGCCACTGCAGTGCAGCGGCAG TTTTGATTTCAGAGAGCTGCACTTTGCCCGAGCCATGACCTTTGCCACTGAGGAAATCAACAACAGCACAGAACTGCTGCCTGGGATCAGGCTTGGATACCAGATCTACGACTCCTGTGCCTCCGTGTCACTGGCCACAAAAGCCGCTTTCCAGCTGATCAATGGCCTGGAGTCAACCTTCTCTCTCAGTGCACCATGCTACAAGTCCGCCACGGTTTCTGCCATTGTGGCTGAGTCTGGTTCCACAACTTCCATTGCTATGGCCCGAGTCCTCAGCCCCTTTGGCATCGCTCAG GTGAGCCACTTTGCCACCTGTGCCTGCCTGAGCAACAAGCAGCAGTACCCTACCTTTTCCAGGACTATTCCCAGTGACCAAtttcaggcagcagctcttgTCCAGCTGGTCAAGCACTTTGGCTGGACATGGATTGGAGTAGTGCACAGTGACTCAGACTACGGGAACAGTGGCATGGCAGCCTTTCAAGCAGCAGCTAAGACAGAGGGAATCTGTATTGAATACTCAGAAGCTTTCTACAGGACCAACCCCCTCTCACGCATTCAACGGGTGGCCGAGGTTATCCAGAGATCTACTGCTCGGGTGGTCGTGGCATTCGTTTCCACTGGTGACATGATTGTGCTGTTGAAAGAGCTGTTGGAACTCAACCTTCCTCCACTGCAGTGGGTTGGAAGTGAGTCATGGATCACCAACTCCGACATGACCcgatttaacatttttctcgGTGCTGTGGGGTTTGGCATTCGCAGAGCTGTGATACCAGGCCTACGGACTTTCCTGCTAGACCTGAGCCCAGCACAAGCATCTGCTTCACCTATCTTACGAGAATTCTGGGAACGCGCATTCAGGTGTCGTTTGGCAAGTGGTCCAGTAGGACCTGGGGAGCGAGTCTGTAATGGAAGTGAAagtctgcagcagctgcagaatgcCTACACGGACACATCCCAGCTGCGCATCACCAACATGGTGTATAAGGCAGTGTACGCAGTGGCACATGGCCTGCACAGCCTTGTGTGCACACAGAAGAACGGCTCCACCCTGCAATGTGACCGTGGAATGAAGCTGAACCCTTTGCAG GTCCTGAAGCATATCCGTAAGGTGAACTTTACTCTTAATGGGAACCGCGTCTCCTTTGATGCCAACGGAGACCCTGTCGCTACCTACGAGCTGGTGAACTGGCAGCTGTCAGAGAACGGGCAGGTGGAGTTTGTGAATGTGGGCTACTATGACGCATCTGCACCGGAAGGGGAGCTCCTCACAATGACCAGGAACATCACATGGACAGGCGGCCTGTCAGAG GTACCCAAGTCAGTGTGCAGTGAGAGCTGTCCCCCAGGAACTCGCAAGGCTGTACAGAGAGGAAAGCCTGTCTGCTGTTACGACTGTGTGCCCTGTGCTGAGGATGAGATCAGCAACAAGACAG ACTCCCTGGACTGTGTCCGCTGTCCTTCCGATGCCTGGCCCAACCCCCAGGGAGACGCCTGCATCCCAAAGCCCATCGAGTTCCTCTCATTCAGCGAGTATCTGGGAATCATTCTGGCTGCAAGCTCAGTGGTTGGAGCATGTCTTGCCATTGCCATCGCAGCTGTGTTTTACCTGCATAAGGACACTCCTATTGTGAGGGCCaacaactcagagctgagcttcctgctgctcttctcgctcaccctctgtttcctttgctctctcactttcatcggccggccctctcagtggtcctgcatgctgcgtCACACAGTGTTCGGGGTcacctttgtcctctgcatctcttgtgTTCTGGGCAAAACGATAGTGGTGTTGATGGCCTTCAGGGCTACACTTCCAGGCAGCAATGTCATGAAATGGTTTGGACCTCCACAACAGAGACTCAGTGTTCTTGCATTCACTTTCGTACAGgtcctcatttgtgtgctctggttaacattatcccctcctttccccaacaagaacatgaagtactacaaagacaagatcattctcgagtgtgacgtgggctcagccgtgggcttctgggctgtgttgggctacattggtctcctctctctcatgtgctttgtactggctttcctggccaggaagctgcccgacaacttcaacgaagccaaattcatcacattcagcatgctcATATTCTGTGCGGTGTGGATCACCTTTATCCCGGCCTATGTCAGCTCACCGGGCAAGTTCACTGTAGCTGTTGAGATCTTTGCTATAATATCCTCCAGTTTAAGTTTGGTCATGTGTATATTTGTtcctaaatgttttattttactgtttaaacCAGAGAAGAACACCAGAAAGCACATGATGGGTAAAGTTCCCTCTAAAGCTCTTTGA